Within the Methanocella sp. genome, the region ATACAGGAAATGCTTTATTAGCAGCTCCTAACTTGCGGAGGGAACGACATTAAACTAAAAACCACGCTCGGCGTCGCTGTTTTGCTCATGGTACTGCTGTCCTCGATAGCGGTCGTAGGAGCATCGCAGCCCGCGGCAGATAATTCTACTGACATGGGGGCATCGACCGGATATTCGACGTACATCGTCGCTTTCAACGACGGGCCGTCCGTGCAGGCGGAAAGCCAGGTCACGGACCTCGTGAGCTCGCTCAACGGTAAAGTGATCGACCACTATGGCATCATCAACGGCATGTCGGTCACAATACCCGACAACATGGCGGGCAAACTTCAGTCGCTCGGCAACGTAAAGTACGTAGAGAAAGAGCAGACAGTCCAGGTATTGCTGGATAAGGCGGTGCCCCAGATCGGCGCCGACAAGGTCTGGGCTTCCGGCTACACGGGCAAAGGCGTCAAGGTCGCCGTTATCGATACGGGCGTCGACACGAACCACCCCGACCTGAACGGCAACAAGGTCGTCGCCTGGGTCGACTACGTCAACGGCAAGACCACGCCGTACGATGACCACGGCCACGGCACGCACGTGTCCAGCACCATCGCCGGCACGGGCAACGCCTCCAACGGCCAGTATAAAGGCGTAGCGCCCGAAGCCAGCCTGATGGTCGCGAAGGTCCTGTCGTCTTCCGGCTCGGGGAGCGACACGAACATCATCAAGGCCATCGACTGGGCCGTCAAGAACGGCGCACAGGTGATCTCCATGTCGCTGGGCAGTACGACACACTCCCAGGCCATGGATGATGCCGTGAACAACGCCGTAAAGGCAGGCGTCGTAGTCGTCATCGCGGCGGGAAATAGCGGCCCGAGCGCAAAAACGATCTGCTGCCCGGGCGACAGCCCGTATGTCATTACGGTCGGCGCATCGGACCGGAACGATGCCATCGCCTCGTTCAGCTCCAGGGGGCCGAACCGGGACGGCAGCGTCAAGCCCGACGTTACTAACATGGGCGTCGGCCTGGTGGCGGCAAAAGCCGGAGGCACGGCCTCGACCGGCTACTATAAGGCCATGAGCGGCACTTCGATGGCCACCCCGATGACCTCGGGCGTCGTCGCCCTGCTCCTCCAGGCGAACAAGACGCTGACACCGGAGCAGGTCAAGACCGTCCTGGAAAAGACGGCAAAGCCGCTGGGCGGCAGCGTGCCCAATAATGACTACGGCTACGGCCGTGTCGACGCCAAGGCGGCACTGGACTACGTGCTGACCGGCAAGGTGCCGGCACCTACGCCCACGCCGACCCCGTCGCCGGGCGTGAGCCCGACCCCGACCCCGACACCTCAGCCGGGAACCGGGTCATCGGTCGCCCTGACCAGCATGTTCGCCAAGTACAATAACCAGTACGGGCGCATGGAGCAGTTCCAGGTCAAGGCGGGCACGACTATCAGCCAGGGCATAATGATGTCGAATACCGGCGGATCGGCCGATTCGTATACCGTCTCCGTAAGCGGAATACCGGATGCGTGGTGGACTTTAACGGGCTATTCCGGGGACACCCTGCAGCCAAATGGCATGGCGTACCTGACTCTGGCGGTAACGCCGGCGGCCAGCACGGCGACCG harbors:
- a CDS encoding S8 family serine peptidase; this encodes MVLLSSIAVVGASQPAADNSTDMGASTGYSTYIVAFNDGPSVQAESQVTDLVSSLNGKVIDHYGIINGMSVTIPDNMAGKLQSLGNVKYVEKEQTVQVLLDKAVPQIGADKVWASGYTGKGVKVAVIDTGVDTNHPDLNGNKVVAWVDYVNGKTTPYDDHGHGTHVSSTIAGTGNASNGQYKGVAPEASLMVAKVLSSSGSGSDTNIIKAIDWAVKNGAQVISMSLGSTTHSQAMDDAVNNAVKAGVVVVIAAGNSGPSAKTICCPGDSPYVITVGASDRNDAIASFSSRGPNRDGSVKPDVTNMGVGLVAAKAGGTASTGYYKAMSGTSMATPMTSGVVALLLQANKTLTPEQVKTVLEKTAKPLGGSVPNNDYGYGRVDAKAALDYVLTGKVPAPTPTPTPSPGVSPTPTPTPQPGTGSSVALTSMFAKYNNQYGRMEQFQVKAGTTISQGIMMSNTGGSADSYTVSVSGIPDAWWTLTGYSGDTLQPNGMAYLTLAVTPAASTATGTYTITVTATSTSDSSVRATKSYTLNVAGVAVSPTPNPTISPTPIPTPGKSFSGSASTSQEYYEYLTPSAAGQVTATINWASKYSDLNAYLYDPSGKLVAKSENRYTTTETVQYNAPAGGYYLLKVTANTYAGVAFTGTSSADTAPAYVKTGTVGSTPVTFTVNADGALPVNARVSWSWSYNTIALSLVDGSGNTIAQGTKAAEGLSGAYEQIDCTPAAGTYTLQLVSDSTSIRGLSYKLVTPFQL